From one Microbulbifer sp. A4B17 genomic stretch:
- the trpA gene encoding tryptophan synthase subunit alpha has translation MTEQNRIDRRFAKLRDEGRKALVTYIVAGDGGLENTVPLMHQLVASGADFIELGVPFSDPMAEGPVIQKGHERALASGASLRKCLSLVKEFRQSDSDTPVILMGYANPIQRMGELEFAEAASTAGVDGALTVDLPAEESGSLSAFLAERNLRNIFLLTPTTTEERIREITDVASGFVYYVSLKGVTGAGHLDLDSVRDNLDHIRQFTDLPLCVGFGIKDGTSARQVSAHGDGAVVGSVLVSAVDAAADLEAAKTAVGAIVSEMREALDR, from the coding sequence GTGACAGAACAAAATAGAATTGATCGCCGCTTTGCCAAGTTGCGCGATGAGGGCCGCAAGGCACTGGTAACTTATATTGTCGCTGGCGATGGCGGCTTGGAAAATACTGTGCCGCTGATGCATCAGTTGGTGGCCAGCGGGGCCGATTTTATTGAACTGGGGGTGCCGTTTTCCGACCCCATGGCAGAGGGCCCGGTAATTCAGAAAGGGCATGAGCGAGCGCTGGCCAGTGGGGCTTCGCTACGCAAATGTTTGTCTTTGGTGAAAGAATTTCGTCAGTCGGATAGTGACACCCCGGTAATCCTGATGGGCTATGCCAATCCCATCCAGCGTATGGGTGAATTGGAATTTGCTGAAGCGGCGTCCACTGCGGGTGTCGATGGTGCCCTGACCGTAGATCTGCCGGCTGAAGAGTCCGGTTCCCTGAGTGCCTTTTTGGCGGAGCGCAACCTGCGCAACATCTTCCTGCTAACGCCTACCACCACTGAAGAGCGTATTCGTGAAATTACCGATGTCGCCAGCGGCTTTGTTTACTATGTATCCCTGAAAGGGGTTACCGGAGCAGGCCACCTGGATTTGGATTCAGTGCGTGACAATCTGGACCATATTCGCCAGTTTACCGATCTGCCCCTGTGTGTTGGCTTCGGTATCAAAGATGGTACCTCGGCCCGCCAGGTCAGTGCCCATGGCGACGGCGCTGTAGTCGGTAGTGTACTGGTGTCGGCGGTAGATGCGGCGGCAGACCTGGAAGCCGCCAAAACGGCGGTTGGGGCTATAGTCAGCGAGATGCGCGAAGCCCTGGATCGCTAA
- the accD gene encoding acetyl-CoA carboxylase, carboxyltransferase subunit beta, producing the protein MSWLEKIVPAVIRTERRTGSSKVPEGVWKKCVKCDAMLYRPELERNLDVCPKCDHHFRIGARRRLDIFLDEEGREELATDVQPVDRLKFKDVKKYKDRLVQAQKSTGEKDALIAMQGSLNGAPLVAVAFEFAFHGGSMGYVVGERFTRAAQRALEQRIPLVCFSATGGARMQEALISLMQMAKTSAVLEKMKMAGVPYISIMTDPVYGGVSASLALLGDINAAEPGARAGFAGPNIIEQTIRQKLPKGFQRSEFLLEHGAIDMIIPRREMRSTVSRILGKLTGN; encoded by the coding sequence ATGAGCTGGTTAGAAAAAATTGTCCCTGCGGTAATTCGCACAGAGCGTCGCACCGGCAGTAGCAAGGTCCCCGAGGGGGTTTGGAAGAAGTGCGTCAAATGCGATGCGATGCTCTATCGCCCGGAGCTGGAACGCAATCTGGATGTGTGCCCCAAGTGCGATCACCACTTTAGAATCGGCGCCCGTCGCCGCCTGGATATCTTCCTCGACGAGGAAGGCCGTGAAGAGCTGGCCACCGATGTGCAGCCGGTTGATCGCCTGAAGTTTAAAGACGTCAAAAAATATAAAGACCGCTTGGTGCAGGCGCAAAAATCCACTGGTGAGAAGGATGCCCTGATCGCCATGCAGGGCAGCCTGAACGGTGCCCCCCTGGTAGCGGTAGCATTTGAGTTCGCTTTCCACGGTGGCTCCATGGGCTATGTGGTTGGTGAGCGCTTTACCCGTGCCGCTCAGCGTGCCTTGGAGCAGCGTATCCCGCTGGTTTGTTTCTCTGCTACCGGTGGTGCCCGTATGCAGGAGGCCCTGATCTCCCTGATGCAGATGGCCAAAACCTCGGCGGTGCTGGAAAAAATGAAGATGGCCGGTGTGCCATATATCTCCATTATGACCGACCCGGTTTACGGTGGTGTTTCCGCATCCCTGGCCCTGCTGGGTGATATCAATGCAGCGGAGCCCGGAGCGCGCGCAGGTTTTGCCGGCCCGAATATTATCGAGCAGACCATTCGCCAGAAATTGCCGAAAGGTTTCCAGCGCAGTGAGTTCCTGCTGGAGCACGGCGCAATCGATATGATTATTCCCCGCAGGGAAATGCGCTCTACAGTGTCCCGCATATTGGGTAAACTTACCGGCAACTGA
- the folC gene encoding bifunctional tetrahydrofolate synthase/dihydrofolate synthase — translation MSSLQDWLSRLEQLHPSEIELGLERVASVADALGIQKPAPTVITVAGTNGKGSCVATMEALLCKGGHSVGAYSSPHLLRFNERVRIGGEEVADKDLVLAFEAIEVARGETSLTYFEYTTLAALWLFQRAGVEFALLEVGLGGRLDAVNLVDADLAIITSVAIDHEDWLGSDREIIGREKAGVLRAGAPFVCADSNPTQSVLSAAEKLSSSSYFIGQDFSLNLGEDKKELYRFGELELAIPPISLPRPSIAAGITALALLNVLPQGGVESALAEIALPGRCQQVQWQGRNLLLDVGHNPAAAEHLAKWLADHPVDSETHALVAAMADKDLVGLFAPLRDVVDAWHPAELPGNSRAASGEALIGGLAEAGVEATNIDSRCPSVADGVQQLLPTIGPQDRLLVFGSFFTVAEVLQQMRDEGNGELRG, via the coding sequence ATGTCTTCACTGCAAGATTGGCTCTCCCGTCTGGAGCAGCTGCACCCTTCTGAAATTGAATTAGGTCTTGAGCGGGTCGCGTCTGTGGCCGATGCGCTGGGTATCCAGAAGCCGGCACCGACAGTGATTACTGTGGCGGGCACCAATGGTAAGGGTTCCTGTGTGGCGACTATGGAGGCGTTGCTGTGTAAGGGGGGGCACTCCGTAGGCGCTTACAGTTCCCCACACCTTTTGCGCTTTAACGAGAGGGTGCGTATCGGGGGTGAAGAGGTTGCCGATAAAGATCTCGTGCTGGCGTTTGAGGCTATCGAGGTTGCTCGCGGTGAGACCAGCCTGACCTATTTTGAATACACTACCCTGGCTGCGCTCTGGTTATTTCAAAGGGCAGGCGTCGAGTTTGCGCTTCTGGAAGTTGGCCTGGGTGGACGCCTGGATGCAGTTAACCTGGTGGATGCGGATCTCGCTATTATCACCAGTGTTGCCATTGATCACGAGGACTGGCTTGGCAGTGACCGGGAAATAATCGGCCGCGAGAAAGCCGGTGTCCTGCGTGCTGGGGCGCCTTTTGTCTGTGCTGATAGCAATCCCACCCAATCTGTGCTGTCTGCGGCAGAAAAATTGTCCAGTTCCAGTTACTTTATAGGTCAGGATTTCTCTCTGAATTTGGGAGAGGATAAAAAAGAACTTTACCGCTTTGGTGAGTTGGAACTTGCGATCCCCCCGATCAGCTTGCCGCGCCCGAGTATCGCTGCTGGAATTACCGCGCTGGCTCTGCTCAATGTATTGCCTCAGGGTGGGGTCGAATCTGCACTGGCTGAAATTGCCTTGCCCGGACGCTGTCAGCAGGTTCAATGGCAGGGGCGCAACTTGCTCTTGGATGTGGGGCACAATCCGGCAGCGGCTGAACACTTGGCTAAATGGCTTGCAGATCACCCTGTAGATAGTGAGACCCATGCGCTGGTAGCGGCTATGGCCGATAAGGATTTGGTGGGACTCTTCGCGCCTTTGCGGGATGTGGTGGATGCCTGGCACCCCGCAGAGTTGCCGGGCAATAGCCGCGCAGCGAGCGGAGAGGCCCTGATAGGAGGACTGGCTGAGGCCGGTGTTGAGGCAACGAACATCGATAGTCGCTGTCCAAGCGTCGCCGATGGTGTACAACAGCTGCTGCCGACCATTGGTCCACAAGACAGGTTGCTTGTATTTGGTTCCTTCTTTACTGTGGCTGAGGTTCTGCAGCAGATGCGAGACGAAGGTAATGGAGAATTGCGAGGGTAA